The nucleotide sequence CGCTGCTGTGATGTGTGATGGAATATTGTTGGTTTTGCCCCAACAGTGCCAAGATGGGCCATCTATGCTATATTCACTGCCATTGTCCTGCTCATTCTTCTCTGTGTGATATGCTGCTGTGTAAAATGCTGCTGCAAAGGgaaaaagaagaggaagaagaagctgGACCAGAAGATCAGTATGAAAGGGATCTCAGGAACTACAACCGCAGCACTGGTGAGAGATGGCTCGTCCATGTTTGTGAATGCTGATTAAATTGTTCTTCTCGTTGGCACTAAGATTGGTTTTCCAAGAAACCAAGACCTTTCAAAGTAATAGATAGTAActtcaacatttctcatcaaattttTCCACACTTTTAACTTTTATTGCTCTATAATCTTGGAATATATCAATGATAAACTAATTTGTGCCCgtgtttatttctttataaaaagATTTCAAAAGTAATGTGTGTAATGTCTTCACTAGTGtggcaagataaaaaaaaaataaagtacaattgTATCCTCATACACTCCCatcataaaaacatgaaaaaacatccAAGTACCATCCCCCAAACTCACCCCATTGGCTACAATTGTTGACATAgtcctttaaaggaatatttcacccaaaaaatacaatttgctgaacatttactctCCCATAATTTAGATGAGCTTGTCTTCCCACTAGAACATAtttgtagaaatgcagcattacctcatttgctcaccagtggatgctttgcagtgaatgggagccgtcagaatgagtgtccaaaTAGCTGatttcacaataatccacaagtaatccacaccactccagtccacaaattaacattttatgaagtaaaaatctgggtgtttataagaaacaagatGTTAATTGCTGCACTGTAGTGGTGcgggttacttgtggattattatgatgtttttatcagctgtttggacgcttattctgacggaacccattcactgcataaaatccaatggtgagcaaatgatgtaattctacatttctacaaatctgttctgatgaagaatcaaactaatctacatcttgaatgattTGAGGGTaagttttctttttcaaattttcatttttgtttgaactattcctttaagttttTCAAGAGTGCAAACCCATGAGCAATCAAATATTCCTCTGGGTGGTGTTCACTAACGGGCCACTGGATGTACTGACAGGTCCAGCCTGAGACAGAGGATGTGGAGTATGGCTCAGCTGACCAGCAGAGAGGAAAACTGCAGTACTCACTGGAGTTCAACGCATCCAGATCGGAGGTAATCATATCGGTTTTACTGATTTTAAAGCAGTGCACCCTCCTGGcaagacatataaaaaaaaaatggaaaattttttttttccaaaaatttaAAGCCCACATGAAATGGAAGCTGTGATCGACTTTAAAATCTTAATTTGGaatactgaataaaaaattaaaataaatagccGGGTTGAAGAAGCATAAAGACTGttaaaaaatgactgaaaaacagTTTTGTCTGTGGATTAACGTGCATTGATGAATTTTTCCAGCACAGGTTTAGTAATGTGTACTAATAAAGTATCGGGTCACATGTAAATTCATGTGGAATATGCTTTTAGATTAAAACTGTCATAAAACAGTTTTCATAATCTTTCTTAATCTTATATTCCCTGTACTCATCAGCTGACTGTAGGGATAAAAGAAGCTGCAGATTTGAAAGCGATGGACTCAGGAGGAACATCTGACCCTTATGTGAAAGTCTACATTCGTCCCAACAAGTCCAAAACATTTGAGACGAAAGTCTTCAGGAAAACCCTTAACCCAGTGTTCAATGAACATTTCAAATATCAGGTAAACCATGCagcatataaaataattcattatcATATGGGCATAGATTAATGTAGGGAAATAATCAGCTCTCAGATCAAACATTGACCTGATGAGGTCAATGTCAAGCTCATTAAAGTGCAGTTGTTAAATTGACAGTAACAAAACATTGATGTGTTGTTTTCATTGCTTGAAGATCCCTCAGAAGGAGCTGATTGAGTCGACACTGGTGATGCAAGTCTATGACTTCAACAGATTCTCCAAACACGACATCATCGGTGAGATCAGACTCAATCTGTCCACTGTGGACTGGAATCATGTGATTGAGGAATGGAGAGATCTAAGCGAAGCTTCTAAACATGAGGTTCAGTTAAATACTTTCTCAAGTTCAATGTTAGGACACAAATTATATGCAGTGCAAAGTGTCTTTCTGTACGAACCAGAAAATTGGAGGTCCTTTCTGTAGCTGCAGTATGGATCGTGATCACGTCACCATAGAGCATCATGTAAAATTAGAGTGAGTCCCCTTGGAGCAACCTTACGTGCCCTATACTGGCACACTGGTGACTAATTGAAATCTGCCATCTTTGCTCATAAGCACTCAGTTCTTGGCGTAATTTACATTATGACCCCATGCAAGTCAAGACTGAAAATCAAAATTGCCTGAACAAGACACAACAGGCATTTGAGCGTTCCCTATACATAGTGTAACTGCTTGTGTAATCGCATCTTAAATGTTACCTATGTTGCAGCAAGAACATCTGGGGGAGATCTGCTTTTCTCTTCGTTATGTCCCAGCTAGTAGTAAACTCACTGTGATCATACTGGAAGCCAAGAACCTGAAGATGATGGACCAAGGAGGCTCTTCAGGTGACATACTAAAATATCCTACGTCCTCAGTAGTCTAGTCTGCAATCAGTACTGACAGAAACAAAACTTCTCAAACACTAAAAATCAGgcctcacaggaaaaaaaaaacgtgcCTTTACTTTCAGTTTTACGAGTCCTGGGAAAAGTGAGTCACGATAAAAGAGTTCACATGAAAAAGCAAGCTAAAGCAGAAAAAACATTGCCATCAGTTTTAGATAAATCTGAATGTGATTTTAGTGCCACTTACTGGATTTTTTACTTTGGAAGTGTCACAAAGCATGAAAGaagcaatataatataattttgctgAAATGTTGCTACAGGCCACAATGTTGCAACTGTTATTTTAATTGCAAAATTCATCAGATGTTGCATTATTTCAGCTGCAGAGAGTATGTTTAACTTAAAAATGGATTAATCActcagtttttgttgttgttgttgttgttgttctgaagACCCCTATGTGAAAGTTCAATTGATTCTGGATAAGAAAAagtggaagaagaagaaaacatcaGTGAAGAAGCAGACACTGAATCCATACTGCAATGAATTATTCACCTTTGAAGTGTCATTTGAAAAGATTCAGGTGAGTGAAGCCTAACTGGTTGCTTAGATGAATTAAGGGTCCAATGGCAAATAAGTTGACAACATATAGTGTGATCTTCTGAACCCATTGTGATGTTTATCTCTGTTAGATTGTTTGATTCTTGGAGGtttgatttgtgtctgtgaaaaTAAAATAGCATTGTAATATCATAATATCATTCTTACATTGTGTTTTCAACCACATCAAGTAACCACATCATTCATGCGCATAACTGTTTGTTTCACTTATTATCCCTCATACAGAAAGTCCAGCTGGTCATCTCTGTGTGGGACCATGACAAAATGAGCAGAAATGATGCGATCGGCAAGATATATCTGGGCTGCGATGCTACAGGAAACCAGCTGCGTCATTGGGCGGACATGCTGTCCAACCCACGCAAACCTGTGACTCAATGGCACACATTACTCTCCTCTGAACAGGTGGACACAACGCTGGCCTTGAAACACACGCTAAAGATCCCCTTCACAAACAAAGCCTTCTGAAAAATCTGCATTCCCATTCCTTTGTAACAATAATCTCAAGAATTTCTATAAAGTTATACTGTGCAAAGGACAGACTATGGACCAGGaccattgttttttatatatttgatccaTATTGTTGTAGTGAAACATTTCATTACTCTCTCCTACGTTGTCTTCTACATAATTTTTAGCTGTTAGCAAGTCCAAtacattttagtgaattgttcaTATGAAAGTACATTGTAAATCTGTTTATAAGAATGATCTTCTTTAGAAATAGTATAGAAATTAGAAATTATAGTTAAATATAGCCGTTTGTCATTTCAAATAAGCTATAATGATACATCTAATTGTATTTGTTGTTTTAGCATAAGTTTATCTGGAAGATTCATTTATTGCTGTCACATCACCCTAATTTGTTGTATTGCATTGGTTTGCCACTATTCTGATGAACCTGTGTTTAAAGGAATTTCACAGTTTTATTGTTCATATAATTTCTCACACAAAGATGAAAGAAATCCACACTTGTCCAAATCTAGCCCAAAAGGCTTATTTCATTTATTGCtcagaggtcacagaaatgtgcAAAAAATGTAAAGATGCAAAAATGCAGAATGTTTTCAGGTATTATCCCTTCCTCATTGCCATGTGAATATTTAAACATGATTTGAATACTGGACATTGATAACACAAAAAGTAGTTCACAAGCACTATTAGAATGAACAACATCTACCCCTCTAGAAATGTAATGTTCTCAGAATGTTCTTAGAACGTCCCGCTGGGGTCAGTGACGTTCCTAGAACCTTTCCCAAAATGGTCATGATGTGGAGTTCTTTATAGGGTTGGGGGACATTATTTGGAGAATCTTAAGGGATTAACACTGCTCAGAGTGCATTTGGTCCCACAATACAGAGTGTTAAAGTAACATTGAATCAGAGCTGAACTTAATGAgaatgttaacaagcagaattaatgaaggaaagaaaaacaaacaaaagagagagacaaacagaaaCATAACTACAACTGATTTAGTCACAGCCTTCCACTAACAGCCCaggaaatcaactgaaataaaacacatgaattctctaaagatctcagcagaggacgATTAAACAActgcacaaacagcatcaccagcttcacttattactaaccagtttgtctaaaaaag is from Carassius carassius chromosome 43, fCarCar2.1, whole genome shotgun sequence and encodes:
- the LOC132124896 gene encoding synaptotagmin-1-like; translated protein: MHFTMTPRPTLKPTKTLHTSTTTAAPGFLASLLDRIPLPRWAIYAIFTAIVLLILLCVICCCVKCCCKGKKKRKKKLDQKISMKGISGTTTAALVQPETEDVEYGSADQQRGKLQYSLEFNASRSELTVGIKEAADLKAMDSGGTSDPYVKVYIRPNKSKTFETKVFRKTLNPVFNEHFKYQIPQKELIESTLVMQVYDFNRFSKHDIIGEIRLNLSTVDWNHVIEEWRDLSEASKHEQEHLGEICFSLRYVPASSKLTVIILEAKNLKMMDQGGSSDPYVKVQLILDKKKWKKKKTSVKKQTLNPYCNELFTFEVSFEKIQKVQLVISVWDHDKMSRNDAIGKIYLGCDATGNQLRHWADMLSNPRKPVTQWHTLLSSEQVDTTLALKHTLKIPFTNKAF